The Natronolimnobius baerhuensis DNA segment CCCTCGGATTCGATGCGGTCGACGAGTCGGCGCTGATCCGCGAGCATATCCTCGTCCATACTGGCCGATTCGGTCGTCACGGGCGTAGGTCTTGTGCCGAACTCGAGGGCAGTCGCGAGAACGGCCGTGAGCACACCCTGTTCGAAACCAAAATAGGTTACGTGCGGTAGAAATACCCGGCGAGTTTAAGCGGATCCGCCTGCAACTGCGTGACATGCTCACCGACGACTTCGGACGCGAGGTCACCGGCGTCCGCGTTTCTCTCACTGATCGGTGTAATTTCGACTGTGTCTACTGTCACAACGAGGGCCTGGGGGACACCCGCGGACCAATGGACCCACAGGACGACGAGATGTCAGCCGACGACGTCGTCACGTTTCTCGAGGTCGCCGCCGAGTTCGGCGTCGACGCGGTGAAGTTCACCGGCGGCGAGCCGATGCTTCGCCAGGACTTAGCGGAGATCATCCGTCGCACACCCGAGTCGATGGATGTCTCGCTGACAACCAACGGGACCTTCCTGCCCGGCCGCGCTGAGGCCCTCGTCGATGCCGGCCTCGAGCGGGTCAACGTCTCTCAGGATGCACTCGATCCCGAGGATTTTGCCGCAGTCACAAAAAGTGGGGCCTACGAGAAAGTCCTCGAGGGCGTCGACGCCGCACTCGAGGCGGGTCTCGATCCGGTCAAACTCAATATGGTCGTCTTCGAGCACACCGCGGGCTACGTGCCGGAGATGGTCGACCACGTCGCGGAAAACGAGGGGCTGCAACTGCAACTCATCGAGTACATGCCCGAGTTGACGGGCAAGCCGGAGTGGAACATCGATATCGAGCGCGTCCACGATTGGCTCGCCGAGCAGGCCACGGAGATCGAACACCGCGAGATGCACAACCGGAAGCGCTACTGGATCGAAAGCGACGACTGCGACGGCCGCGGCATGGTCGAAATCGTCGACCCCGTCGAGAATCCAACCTTCTGTGCGAACTGCCATCGCGTGCGCGTGACACACGAAGGCTACCTGAAGGGCTGTCTCAACCGCAACGACGACCTCAAATCGATGGGCGAAATGACGAAACCCGAAATTCGTGAGGCCTTCCGCGAGGTCGTCTCGAATCGCGTCCCTTACTACGGCGAATACATGGTCAAAAACGACGCCGGCGAGTGGGAGGTCAACGACAAGTATATCGAGGAATTCGCGGGAGCCTGACGCCTCGCCGAGTCGTTTCTCGTCCAATTTTAGTGGCGGCGTGATCGTTCCGTATGCCGAGAGCGCTGGCGTCCCGACTGCTGTCGGCGCTTGCCCAATCCAATTGTAATGAGCGCTGCTGCCAGCAACAACAGGACAACCATCGCAACCGGCTGCCCGCCAGCACCGGCGATGAACACCGCATAGCCGATTGCCCCCGCGAGCAAGCCCACCAGCAGACTCGAGACGATTGCCACGGCCTCGAGCCGGCGGGTCTGTGTTTCACGACCCAGTTGCTCGCCGATATCGATTGCGGTGTGTGCGAGGTCCCAGGCCAGGACGACCGCAATCGTCCCGAACACTGTCGGCCCGACGACGGTCGCCTCGAGGCCGGCAACGACGACGCCGAAGAAGACTGCGACTGCGCCGACGTCGACAAATGTTCGCCCGCCTGTGGCGAGGCCGGCACCGATGGCGAGTGCGCCGACTGCCCCAAAGCCGAGACCGGTCGTTGAGGCAAGGCCGGCCACGGCAGTCGCGACGACGGCAGCCACGAGTGCAACGCCACTCGAGAGAAGCGTTGGTTTGTGTGTGAGCGCGATACTCCCCTCGTCGGTGACGTCGTCGGGAGCGGTCTCGCTGTCAGCGTCAGTGTTGGTGTCGGGAGCGTGCATTCCGGTTGTGGTGTCGCTTGGTGTCGGTTCTGTGTCTGCGTGTGACCGCTCGCCGGTCGCAGCAGCGTCACTCATTGGCGACCACCCGCGTGGCGCGCGAACACTTCATCGATGGACTCGTCGGCGGGCCAGTCGATCACCGGGATCCCGATTCGCTGCAGGTCGAATCGACGCACCCGGCGGGCAACGGCCGCGAGTTGCTGGCTCGTCGTTTCCTCGCTGGTCGGATCCGGACTGACGACGGTGACGGGGTGGCCCCGGGACTCGAGTTGGCGGGCAATGGTGACCGAGCCGGTATCACACAGCGGCGAGAGGAAGATAATCTGTGTTTCCGCCGAGAGACGTCGGCGAAGCGTCCGCAACTGCGGGAGCCAGCGACTCTCCGATTCGGGTCGGGTGGCATCGAACTGTGGATGCGTCGCGAGCAGGTCCTGCAAGCGAACCTCGTGGTCGCGTCCCGACGCGGGTGCGAGCCAACATGGATCCGCGTCAGCCGCCGCATCACCGGTTCGACTGACTGGGCCGAGTGCAGCGAGGCCGACCGTATCGCCCTCTGCAAGCAGTGACGCAGCGATTCGACCGGCAGCCCCGACCGACCGGTCGACGGCGTGTGTCGCATCGGGTTCGGGCGCGAGGAACGACATCTTCCGGGCGTCGACGAGCACCACGACGCGTGCTGCGCGTTCTTCATGGAACTCGAGTGTGGCGAGTTCGCCCGTTTTGGCGTGACGGTTCCAGTCGATCCTCGAGAGTGGGTCGTTTGGTCGGTACTCACGAACCGAGTGGAACGTCGTTCCGGAGCCACCGTCGCTGGTCATGAGCCGTCCAGAGAATGAGGCAGCAGTCGAGCGCAGCGGGACCGAGGTGCCAACCGGGCGCAACACTGGTTCGCAGACGAGTTCGCTCTCGCTCTCAACAAGATACTCGCGCTCGCGCGAGCGCGAGAGATCACGAACAATCGCCAGCGCCGGATCGAACTCGTGTGTGCCACGCTGGACCAGTACCGTATACTCGAGCGTGACGGACTCCTGTGGTCGAAGCGCCGTTCCGAGGCGACTCGAGCCCTGTGTGACGGCCAGTCCGGGCGGCACACCGTCGATGAATCGCAAGTCGGGAACGAAGCGACCGCTCTCGTTGGTGATCGTAACAGTCACGTCGACTTCGTCGCCCGGTTCGGGATTGTCGACGCTTAGTTCCCGGTCGACTGCAATCTCGAGTTCGGGCGGGTCAAACGCGTGTGCAAAGCCGGCATAGCCAACGCCGATAACGCCGGCGAGTGCAACGGCGGGCGCTTCAGCGACCGCGCCGATGCCGACCGCAAACAGCGCGACGACGCCGATACCAGTCCAGTACTCCGTCGAGCGCTGGTCGCGCGTTTCGATGCCCTCGACGTCGGCCGTCGTCGTTCTCGAGGCAGTCTCTGCGTGCGCGCGTCGACCGCTGTAGGTCGGCAGTGACGACGTGGAGTTGGCATCAGTGTCGCTGTCTCCATCCTCGAGCGTCCCGCTGTTGTAGCCGACGTTTGCAATTGCGTCGGTCGTGTGGCGCACGGCCGATTGGAACGACGATTCCTGGCGACTCAGTCGATTTGGCAGCCAATCCTGAAGTGATCGCTCGCGGTGGCGTTCCGGTGCGAGAAACTTGGCAGCCGTCGTATCGTCCGTCCAGGTTCCGTCGTCGAGCGTCTGCTCGGCTTCCGTGCGGGTGTGGCCCCCAAAGCGGGTGAGTACGGCTGTCGCCGCGATTCGGAGCCCGCTTGCGATTCGGCGACTGCCAACGCTGTACTCCGAAGTCATCGAGCGGAACTCACCGATTGCATCCGAAATTGTCTCGCCGGGCGCTGGGACACCGGCTCGTTGTTCCGGTGTCGGCGTGTCAATGCTGACGCGAGCGCCACGACGTCGAAAGAGCGAGCGAGTCCCGATTGCGAGTGCGACCAGCCCGACGAGGATAATTAGGCCTTCGTTCAACGACATCGTAATCGTGCCGGTCGCGACCGCAATCGCCCCGGCAAACAAGAGTAGTCCGGCGAGCAGTGCGAGCTGTCGGTAGTTCATGACTGGTCACCTCCGAATTCGGCGTCCGATTGTGTCTCGTCGGCTGTTGCCCCAGCGTACGTGTCTTCGATCTGTCGAAGCACCTCGAGGGCACGTTCTTCCATCGCCGGCGTCGTCTCGGCATCGCCGTAGCGGACGTCTTCGAACAGACGTGTGAGTTCATCCACGTGCTCGCGCTCGAGGCCGGCATCGATAGCGGCGTCTGCGAACTCCCGCGGGGTACTCGACTCGGGCCGGCTGACCTCGAGTAACTCGGTCATCTCCTGCCAGGCGCGATAGATTTCGTTGTCGACGTCGTCGCCGCCTGCCGTATCGATCCGGTCTGCGGCACGGCCGGCCGCGCTTGCAACGGCCGCGGCGTCGGTGTGTTCGTCTGGTTCTGGGTCGGCTTCGGCTGGTGCCGGATCATCATCGTCGCCTGCCTCTCGAGTGGCGAACAGGCCGCCGACGAAGATTGCGGTGATAACGCCCAACACGAACAGTATGGGACCCATCGAGAACACCCCGTTGTCGCCGTCACCACTGGTACCACTGCCGCCACCATCCGTTTCGTTCACCTCCTCAGGGGGAGCCGGTGGCTCGACATCCATTCCACCACTTTCCATGAACAGGTAGATGAGCCCAACGCCGACGAGGATGACACCCAACCCGACGGCGATCATCCGGAGCGCATCGCGGCGGTGAGCGAGTAAATACCAGACGAACGCAAGCGCAAGGACGATTGCAAGTGCATACAGCAGATACTCGAGGAAGACAGGGATATCGGCGACGCCTGAGTTCGGTTGTTCAGTCGGCGGTGGCTGCATCGGTGTACCTCCTTCACCGTTTCCAATTCCGCCGTTCCCGCCGCTTTCAAGCGGCGACTCGAGCGTTGCTGCGGCCAGAGCGATGGCGGTGATTGCGCCAATGGCAGCAAGCAGTCGAAGGAAGAGCGTATTTCGTGACACTAGTTACCAGCACTTGTAGGCCGATAGTAATAAGTTAATACTTCGAGGTATCTTTGCCGGGAAAATCGCGTGCCGGAGGCGGTATGAGGCGTCTTTTTCGCTAGTATTCACTCGAAGTTCAGTAAATTGTCAGCATTTTTGTGTGCAGTGGTAACATGGTGAACCGCATCGATCTCACCACCTTTCGTTGCGCTTAAGTACCCGTCGGCGGTAGAATTGGGTGCGATACGTGTAGAGGAGTGATCCTCGAGTCCGCAAGGGCGATGATACAAGACACGGTGTCGTGGTAGCCAAGCGGCCCAAGGCGCATGGTTGCTAACCATGTGGCGTCAAGCCTCCGGGGTTCGAATCCCCGCCACGACGTCGGATACACTACTGTCGAACAATCCGACACGCGTCACTCAGCGGTGAGTGGCCGCGTGTGTTGTTCGCCAGTCGGACTGGCGCTTTCGTCAGTCGTTTGCAACGCACGCAGACCAGACACACATACCCAACTATGAGCGCGGAAGAACCTCAAGAACAAGAAGACGACGAAGACCTTCAGTACTTCGTCCGTATCGGTCAAACCGACCTCGACGGGACGAAGTCGGTCGAGCGCTCGCTTTCGGAGATGAACGGGATTGGTCACCGGACCGCCCGACTCATCGCACAGGAAGCGGGTGTTGATCGAACGGCAACGTTCGGTCGACTCGACGACGACGTCATTGACGAGGTCGTGACCCTGGTAGAGAACTACGCCGACGAAGTTCCAAACTGGCTCAACAACCGCCAGAACGACTTCTACACCGGCGAAACAACCCACGAGATCGGCAACGATCTGCAGCTGACCCGGCAGCACGATATCAACCGGATGAAGATGATTAACTCCTACCGAGGCGTTCGCCACAAGCGCGGCCAGAAGGTCCGTGGCCAGCGAACCAAGTCCACCGGTCGTACGGAGGGCACCATCGGAGTTAACGTCGAAGAAATCCGCGAAGAGCAGGCTGAAGAAGCCGCTGCCGAAGAGGAGGGTGACGAATAATGCCTCTCGGAACGGATACCAAGAACTACGAGACGCCAAATCACCCATATCAGGGTGAGCGGATCGCCTCCGAGCACTCGCTGCTCGACCGCTACGGTCTCTCGAACAAAGAAGAGCTCTGGCGAGCACAGTCCGAACTTCGCTCCTACCGGCGCGAGGCTCGAGACCTGCTCGGCCAGGCACAAGGCGACGAAACCGTCCAGCGACGCTCCGAGGAGTTCCTTGGACGACTCAAGCGCGTCGGCATCCTTGACGAGGAAGACGACCTCGGTGACATTCTGTCCCTCGAGATCGAAGACGTCTTAGAGCGCCGACTGCAGACGGTTGTGTACCGCAAGGGCCTCGCAAACACGCCCCAGCAGGCTCGACAGTTCATTATCCACGGGCACGTCGTCGTCGACGACCAGCGCCACCAGGTGCCATCGTACGTCGTCGACATCGATGAGGAAGACCTCGTCGCGTTCGACGAGACGAGCCCGCTTGCGGACGAGCTTCACCCAGAACGAGCGGAGGGACAATAATCCATGAGCCAGGACGACGACAAGTGGGGAATTGCCCACGTGCACGCATCGTTCAATAACACCATCATGACCGTGACGGATGTCACGGGCGCGGAAACGATTGCCAAGTCCTCCGGCGGGACGGCAGTCAAGCAGAACCGCGACGAAGCATCGCCATACGCGGCGATGCAGATGGCCGAGTCCATCGCTGAGGAGGTCAAAGCAGCCGGCATCACGGGCCTACACGTACACGTCCGTGGCCCCGGTGGAAACCTCCAGAAATCCCCCGGTCCGGGCGCGCAGGCAACGATTCGTGCGCTTGCACGCTCCGGCATCGAAATCGGGCGCATCGAAGACGTCACGCCGGTCCCACACGACGGATCGCGCGCACCCAAAGGCAAGGGCGGCTACTAGACCATGAGTGCAGAGTACGACGTCGAGTTTGTCGAACGCGAGGAACGCGAAGCGCGATTCCTCGTCCGGGGTGTCACCCCCGCCTTCGCCAACGGCATCCGCCGTGCGATGCTCGCCGACGTCCCGACGATGTCAATCGATGAAGTTCGCTTCATCGAGAACTCGTCGGTCATGTTCGACGAGCAACTCGCACTTCGCCTGGGTCTCGTCCCACTGACGACTCCCCCCGAGGGTGAGTTCGGCGACGACGCCACCGTCACGCTTGCAATCGACGTCGAGGGACCGAACACGGCATACTCGGGCGACCTCGAGTCCAGCGACGACCTCGTTCAGCCCGCCGAACAGAACGTGCCGATTATCGATCTCAAAGACGGGCAGCGACTCGAGGCCGAAGCCGACGCCGTACTTGACCACGGAAAATCACACGCGAAACATCAAGGTGCCGCTGCAGTCGGATACAGCCACCTTCAGCGTGTAACGGTCGGGGACGACCTGCCGGAGTTCGAAGCCCAAGAGAGTCAGATCGTACGCGGTGTTGTCGAAGACGACGGTGAACTCGTCTCGACCAGCGAGTTCGATCACGACCTCTCGAATCGCTATCCCGGCAAGCAGGTGACGGTCGAAGACGTCTCGAACGCCTTCGTCTTCCACGTGCAGACGGACGGCTCAATGCCGGTCGACGAACTCGTCACGCGCGCCGCCGACTCAATCGAGTCACGCGCCCGCGACCTCGAAGAAGCCGTACAACTATAGACAAATGACCCACCGCCCCACCCACACGACCCCAGCACCTGACTCGAGTGTGTCCACAGTGCGTCCCGTGAGCCGCAAGGCTGGGACGCCAGCACACTCACACGCAGGGACTGGAATCGAAAGGGGTTTGAAGGGGCGACGGGTAGACGGAAGTGCACGCAGGGATAGCCAAGTCAGGCCAACGGCGCAGCGTTCAGGGCGCTGTCTCGTAGGAGTCCGCAGGTTCAAATCCTGCTCCCTGCACTTTTCCGGTTCGTCTGATAGACGAGCCGTGAAAATGCACCGTGCAGATTTGGGCTACGGGAGTCGGAGCGGTTATGCCGTCTCCCGGCAGTTCAAATCCTGCTCCCTGCATCACTTCCATTTCTGCAGAACCGAAATCGAATCCGTTTCAGCGTCGAGTCCGGTCTCGGCGCATTCATCGACATCCACATCGATACTATTTGGAGGAAACCAATGAGTAGCAAGACTAATCCGAGGCTCAACGATCTTATCGCCGAGCTGAAGTCGACGTCCCGCAGTTCGGACGCCGACGTCTGGCGAGATATTGCGGATCGACTCGAGAAGCCCCGGCGTTCCCACGCTGAGGTTAACCTAGGCCGCATCGAGCGATACGCACGCGAAGAAGAGACTGTCGTCGTTCCCGGCAAGGTGCTGGGTTCAGGCGCACTACAGAAATCGGTCACCGTCGCTGCCGTCGACTTCTCGTCGTCGGCCGAGACGAAGATCGAACAAGTTGGAGAGCTAGTACCGCTCGAGCAACTGCTCGAAGAGAACCCCGACGGCTCTGAGGTACGGGTGATTGCATGAGTGTTAACGCATCCGAGTTCGACGCCGACATCGTCGTCGACGCTCGAGACTGTATTCTCGGTCGTGTCGCAAGCGAAGTCGCCCAGCGCGGCCTCGATGGCGAGACGGTCGCAATCGTCAACGCCGAAGATGCGATCATCACCGGCAACAAAGAAGACATCTTCGACACCTACCGCACGCGGATCCAACTCGGTTCCGACCGCGGGCCGTACTATCCAAAGCGACCGGATACGATCTTCAAGCGCGCAGTCCGTGGCATGCTTCCGTACAAGAAGCCACGCGGCCGCGAAGCGTTCGAGAACATCCGTGTCTACGTCGGCAACCCCTACGAGGGCGAGCAGGACGCGGAGGTCCTCGAGGGCACGTCGCTGGATCGTCTGTCGAACATCCGCTTCGTCCAGCTGGGCGAAGTGTCCGACCAACTCGGTGCTAACGTCACATGGTAACTAACACGAGTGGAAAGAAAAAGACGGCCGTTGCCCGCGCTACCGTTAGCGAGGGCGAGGGTCGCGTGCGAATCAATTCGCAGCCAGTCGAACTGGTCGACCCCGAGATGGCTCGGCTCAAAATGCTCGAGCCGTTCCGTATCGCGGGTGAGCAACTGCGCGACGAGATGGACATCGATATCCGCGTCGAAGGTGGCGGTGTGAGCGGGCAGGCAGACGCTGTCCGAACGGCCATCGCACGCGGGATCGTCCAGCACACGAACGATGCTGAACTCCGCGATGCGTACATGGAGTTCGACCGCTCGCTGCTGGTCAACGACGTTCGCCAGTCCGAACCAAAGAAATGGGGCGGCCCAGGCGCTCGGGCGCGCTACCAGAAGTCCTACCGCTAAGGTGATTCAACAATGATGGTACCGGTTCGGTGTTTCACCTGTGGCAACGTGGTCGGCGAACACTGGGAAGAGTTTGACGAACGAGCGAACGAGGGCGACGAGGATCCACAAGAAGTACTCGACGAACTCGGTGTCGACCGCTACTGCTGTCGGCGGATGCTCGTCAGTCACACTGACCTCGTCGACGTCGTCTCACCGTACCAGTAGCGAGGCGAACCCAAACTATGCAACAGCAACATAACCGCTACGAGAAAGCACGCATCCTCGGCGCACGGGCACTGCAAGTGTCGTATGGCGCGCCGGTACTCGTCGAGACGGATCAGTCCCAACCGATCCTGATCGCCGCCGAAGAGTACGATGCTGGCGTCCTGCCGTTTACCGTCAATCGAGGGAAGGATCGATGACGCTCATCACAGACGTTCGACTCCGCCGCATCCTCGATTCCCGCGGGAACCCAACGGTCGAAGCAGACGTGATCACCGAAAGCGGTGGCTTTGGCCGTGCGGCCGCACCGAGCGGTGCCAGCACTGGCGAGTACGAAGCCATCGAGAAGCCACCAGGCGAAGCCATCGCGGCAGCCCGCGAACACGCTGTTCCCCGACTCGTTGGGGATGCCTACGCCGGCAACCAGCGCGAGGTCGACTCGATTCTGCACGCCGCCGACGGCACCGATGACTTCTCGAAAATTGGCGCAAACAGCGCGGTCGCCATCTCCATGGCCGCCGCAAAAGCTGGTGCCGATGTCCTCGGTGCCCCGCTGTTCCAGCACCTCGGTGGTGCGTTCCGCGGCGAGAACTTCCCGGTCCCACTCGGAAACGTCGTCGGCGGTGGCGAACACGCCGCTGACGCGACGGACATTCAGGAGTTCCTTGCCGTCCCCGTCGGTGCACCAAACGTCGAAGACGCCGTCTTCGCAAACGCCGCCGTCCACGCCGCCGTTGCCGACCTGCTCGAGGAACGTGATGTTCCGTCGGGCAAGGGCGACGAAGGTGCGTGGGCGCCGTCGATTAACGACGAGGACGCGTTCGAACTTGTCGACGAGGCCGTGTCGCTGGTCGAAGACGAGGTTGGCTTCCAGATCGAGTTCGGGCTGGACGTCGCTGCCGCGGAGATGTACGACGCCGACTCGGAAACCTACGAGTACGAGTCTGCTGGCATCAGCCGCGACACTGACGAACAGATCGACTACATCGCTGGACTCGTCAAAGAATACAACCTCGTCTACGTCGAGGACCCACTCGACGAGAACGATTACGAGGCGTTTGCCGAACTCACCGACCGCGTCGGTGACCAGACACTGATCTGTGGCGACGACCTGTTCGTGACGAACACCGAGCGTCTCACGGACGGCATCGCACAGGATGCAGCGAACAGCATCCTGATCAAGCCGAATCAGATCGGCACGCTGACCGACGCCTTCGACGCAATCGAACTCGCGACGGAGAACGGCTATGACTCGGTCATCTCCCACCGCTCGGGTGAGACTGAGGATACGACCATTGCACACCTCGCCGTGGCGACCGATGCACCCTTCATCAAGACGGGTGCCGTCGGCGGCGAGCGAACCGCAAAGCTCAACGAGCTCATCAGAATCGCAGACGACGCGACATGACAGACGATAACGCAACCCAGGAAGGGCTCGACGCCGCCGAAGAGGAGATCGACGAGGAGCCAGCCGAAGGGGCTGGCCCTGCCGCCGATCCCGAGGAGGACGTCGAGCCTGCAGACGAACAGCCCGCTGACGCCGCTGACGCGGCCGATGCTGAAGAAGCCGATGAGGAAGATGCCGGTCCAACCCTCGACGACGACGTGATGTCTGACGAGGAAGCCGACCTGCTCATCCCCGTCGAGGACTACCTTGGTGCCGGTGTTCACATCGGGACCCAGCAAAAGACCAACGACATGGAGCGGTTCATCCACCGCGTCCGAACCGATGGTCTCTACGTTCTCGACGTCTCGAAGACCGACGGCCGCATCCGCACGGCCGCGGACTTCCTCGCAAACTACGATCCAGAGCAGATTCTGGTCACGTCTTCGCGCCAGTACGGTCGCTTCCCAGCAGAGAAGTTCGCCGAAGCCGTGGGCGCTCGCGCCCGCACCGGCCGCTTCATCCCCGGGACGCTGACCAATCCAAAGTACGACGGGTACATCGAACCCGATGTCCTCGTCGTCACTGACCCAATCGGTGACGCCCAGGCAGTCAAAGAGGCGATCACCGTTGGGATCCCAGTTATCGCGATGTGTGACTCGAACAACCAAGTCAGCAACGTCGACCTCGTTGTCCCAACGAACAACAAGGGTCGAAAGGCGCTTTCAGTCGTCTACTGGCTCCTCGCAAACGAAGTCCTCGACCGACGCGGTGCCGAGCCGTCGTACTCGCTCGACGACTTCGAGAGCATGGTCTAAAAGACGCGTTTCGCTTCGATTCGAGCGATCATTTTCACTGGTTCTCAGCGGGAATCTCGTAGTCACATCACTCGAGTCGCTCTCAGTACTGTCCGAAGGAGTTACCTGCAGGCCGTCCGAAACCGGGGTATGGTCGATCTACTGTTCGAATTCGACGAGGGGAAAATGCCGACGCCGGTCTTTCTCGCGACGGCAGCGTTGGTCGCGCTGTTTGCGATTGGGATTCCGGTTCGGATTCTGCTTACACTCTTGTAACCGGCACACGAAGCCAAACACTATTCTGTGCGTTGTCAAGCGCTATCGACAGCGAGCGACGAATCATCTACTAGCAGTGACTCGAGCAAGTCGACTGCGTCGGCGGCCGTTGCCCCGAAAATGAACGTCGTCGGCTCGATGCCGAACGCGCCGCGGTGGTAGGCCACTCGCGGGACGCCATCCGACTCTGTGAATCGCTCGAGGAGATGCGCGTGTCGATCCTCGTAGTCTGCATCGAACTCGAGTGGCTCGAGTCCGGTCTCACGGGCGGCCTCGAGAATGCGTTCATCGGTTGCAACGTTGAGTGCGCCTCGAACATCTGCATCGACAGCATTGGCTGCGAGGACAGCCGTGGCGACGTGTTTTGAGGCTCCAAATTCGGGGTTTGCAGGGATTTCGATGCGCCCGCCCATTGCGTATATTCGGCCGGGAATGGCAGCGACATCGGTTTCGTCTTGCGGTTCAGGGAGACACATCCCCACGTTGGTGCCAACGTTCGGGATGAACGCAGCCATCTCCGGGATCGAAGCGAGCGTTCGCGCAGCGGTTCGGACGGTCGCGAGCACGTCGCGTTCAGCTCGAACGCTGGGGTCGAGTCCACGAACGCACAGATCACAGCCAAGTCCCTGCAGTTCGGGCATCTGCTCTTCGTGGAGTTCACAGATCGGGCCGCGGTCCTCGAGCGAGCGGATGAGCGAGAGCAGTTCGGCGAGGGCGTCGTAGCCGTCCATCTCACCACCTGCGAGGCCATCAGCGATGCGGTCGACGGTCGCGACCGTTTCGGGATGGTCTCGGAATCGGTCGTCACCGCCGCTGTCGCCGCTGACGTACTTGCTGACGGCGGCTTGCGTAACGCCGAGTTCGTCTGCAATTTCCTGTTGGGTCAGTCCGCGATCAGACAGGCGCGTCGCGAGCATCGCCCGTACTGTCGGGAGAAAGTGGTCGACGACGAGTTCGTTCGGCAGGACGAGCGACATGGCTCGGGATTTGGACGACGGTGGCTTAAATCCGACTACACCGGTTCGCTCGAGTGGTCCGCACTCTCGAGGTGCTGGTGAGAGTCAGTGGGATGTCTGACGATCCGCATCGAGCAGATCACGCAGTCGATTCGCGACGAACTCGACACCAACGACGAGCACAAAAATTGCGACGATAGCGGCCATCACCCGCGTGTAGTTGCGCGCGTTGAACGCCATAATGAGCGGGTAGCCGATCCCGCCGGCTCCGACGATGCCGAGCACGGAACTCTTGCGCGCGTTGAGCTCGAGATAAAAGAGCGTCCAGGCGACGTAGGCGGTTGCAACCTGTGGAATCCGGGCGGCGGAGGTCGTCGCGAGGAGTCCCGCACCGCTCGAGGTGACGGCCTCGACTGGCCGGCTGTCGATTTCTTCCATCTCGTCGGCAAAGAGGCGGCCGAGGTCGCCGATGGTTCCCATGGCGATGGCGAGTGCGCCAGCGACGGGGCCAAGGCCGGCGAGAATCACGAATAGGAGTGCGTAGACCATGCTGGGCACGGCACGCACGCCGCCGAGCAGGAGCCGGACGGGTTCGTGGACGACCCGCGGCGTCACGTTACTCGCACCGAGAATCCCAAGACAGAACGCGAGCGGCAAGCCGAGTGCCGTGCCGACGGCTGCAATCGCGAGCGTCTCGAGCGTGGCCGGGACGAGTGTCGAGGCGTCACCCTGGAGTTGCGCCCAGAGTTGGCCGGGCGCGAGCATCTCCTCGA contains these protein-coding regions:
- the phnE gene encoding phosphonate ABC transporter, permease protein PhnE, producing MSRRDRPANGADEPGVDEEFDQIQQRWRRRMLGRVAAVVGLLALVVATARWLGFDLAYLWAHRDNLRDVLLEEMLAPGQLWAQLQGDASTLVPATLETLAIAAVGTALGLPLAFCLGILGASNVTPRVVHEPVRLLLGGVRAVPSMVYALLFVILAGLGPVAGALAIAMGTIGDLGRLFADEMEEIDSRPVEAVTSSGAGLLATTSAARIPQVATAYVAWTLFYLELNARKSSVLGIVGAGGIGYPLIMAFNARNYTRVMAAIVAIFVLVVGVEFVANRLRDLLDADRQTSH